The sequence CCCATGCGTTTTTTGATTTCTTGGTTCTTAACAAACTCACTAAATTGAGACCGAACCTCGGCAAGTTCTTGGGCATTAAACACATCACCAATTTGTTGTTCATGACCATCGGCAAGGTATTTTAATGGTGTGGGTAAATACTCATAGTATTTTTTCATTCTTGTACCCTTGAGCCATTCACTCATGCCGTCCCCATCGCCCGCCGCTAGCACGTACCAATTTGCTGGATTGACGCCGGGATAAAACTCCTTCAAAATTTGATTAATTTGATTTTGATACTCTTTTTTAATCACATCATCAACATCAGCATCTTCTACCAGCCAACCTGCATTTAACAAACGAGGATGATACTGAAATTTTCGTTGATGTTCATCTGCCCAAGGAATTCCCCATCTATTGTGCATATCTCGAATGACTTCATTGACCCAAGGATGTTCTTGCTGAATTGCTGCACAAGCACGTTCAAAATGTTCTCTCTCTCTTTGTCCATGCCTCTCTCTTTGTTCATGCGTTTTAAGGTAACCAGCAACACCACCGGTTAAATCGGGATAGGATGCAGCAATTTTTTCCTCTTCACAACCAGGGAAAAGTTTAGGCACAATTTTGTGCAAAACCCGCTTGACAGTTTCGGTGGCATTGAGCTGTTCCCGACCATCAAAAAGCCCTGCACTTCGTGCCCAATAGTGCTGGCTCTCTCCCTCTGTAATCCAGGAATCACCCGGAGAGGGATGCACCACTGAGCCGATACCAGAGATAGTGCTACGAGGACCAAAAGCTACAGGTAACTCCCAATCACGGGCATTTTTACAAGCCGCTTGTACCCTGCGGGTTTCATCCACCACTGCCGCCCACCAAGAACCGATATTCACTCCAGGCTTATATTGCCGACGTTCTTTAGTTTTAGGGTCAATGAAACTCGCACGCAAAAATGCCAGCTCTTTATCCAGAAATAGTCGCTGTTTATCAGTCAAGTGATAGGTTTGATTCTGAGAACATACCCATTGATCCTCATCAATAGACCCTTGAGAACGTAAAATTCCTGTATCTTTTAATAGATAGTTAGGATGACCCAACGGAACCGCCGCCCAGTAGTGTTGCCATTGATGTTCTAGCCAGCCTTGCCAAGTCAAGTCCGATTCATCCAGCCTACGTTGCATCCAATATCTCTCTCGTAAAAAGTTAAATGTTAATTTGCCTAAATGTAGCCACTCTTCCCGTAATGTTTGCTGAGCCATTTGCATAGCGGCTTTAACTTTGTCCTCCGGTAACAACACCATAATCACATTCGGAAATCCGGCTGTTAGCAATTTTTCCGCCGACGGTTTTTTAACTAAATCTGAGAAATCTGGGTACTTCTCTAGTAACCAATAATCAATCAAGGGCTGAGCATATAAACTCGGATAAAGTAAGCAGTCCGGCCCGTATTTTAGGGCTAATTTCCAGCAAATTCTGGCTGATAGATAATGCAATAACCAAGACCCTGCCCAAAAGTCCCGCATTTTGCGACTGGCTTTGATGAGTTCTTGGATGGGACTGAAGGTAAATGTAGCCAGATAGGGACGGGTTTTCTGAGGCTCAGTATATCCTGCCAAACATCCCGCTAGCGCCGAGGTAATACTTGCATGACTCCAAATAGAACCATCCGGTAAACGCGTTTCCGCAGGCATGAGCATTAAACTATCGTCATTAAATTCTCGGCAAATTGCCTCTGGAAAACACCGCCAAAACCACCAAAAGACCTGTGGATAATCATTTTCTTCTTGTTTGATCCAATCGGGAACGACTGATTCCTCTCGTTGCCGTAAATACTCGGCACGATTCCCAGCTCTGCTTAAATCCCTATGGTTATCAGGTTGTAATTCCCAAAAAATTGTTCCTGCTGATAATAAATGGGTTATTTCCAGTCCAGTTCCAAGTGTCAAACCCCGGTCAATCGTTTGGTAATCAATAGCAACAGGTAAATTGCCAATCGCTGAACGGTCACTAGCAGATGCAACCAAATCCGCATCACCAATATATTTTTGATAATCAGAAGCATCACTCGATTTGGGAGAAACCCAATCCTGCATAACCTGTAATAACCGCCAAACTCCTTCCCTTCCCCGACCCGAAGCATCATGGAGAGCTTTCAAGGCTGGGTCATGCAGTAGTCCCCATATTTTGGCTTGCCAGTAATGTTTTTGAGACATGGTTGCTCCTTTTGGTTTCATGTAGTTTTAGATTAACAGTGATTAGAATCAACCTCTTCCAATTGCGATGATTGCGTTAAAGAAGGGAAAAGGGATTGTAGGGTGCATACTAATTTTTCTTGGACAAATTTCTCTAAAGCCTGACTATTGAGTGGCGATTCATTCATCTGCACATGGGCAATATCATTACGGTATTGAGTTAATTGTGACCAAAAGTTTGCTAGAGCTTTAGCGTCTTTGACGTGGGAAGCAATAGGTTGTTTAAGAGTAGGATTTTGATAGTCAATCATTTTGCCAAGTTGCTTTTCCACTGCCTCACGATGCTCCCGTTCTAAGTATTTATCACGTCCATCTAATAAGCATAAGGCAGAAACGACCCACTCCCGTGCCATTAATAGTGCATGAACGGTAAATCGCTTTTCTACATACCACTGCAAAAGCAAAAATTGCTTGTATATTTCCTCTTTTTTATCTGCATTAGCATTAGATAGAGCCAATGGCGTATAGCTCTGGCGCACCTGTTCTAACATCAGACCAAATGGCTTAGAAAATACCCCAATTTCTTGTTCGAGTTCTGGCGTGGAATGCCTTATCAATTTTGGCAAATCTTCCTGAAGTAAATGCATAGGTCGTATCAATTCAATCGAACGAGAGACATTATGAATCGCTCGACCAAAATTTTGTAATTTAGTTGGTTTCTGCATATCCATTGCCAGTTTTTGAGGACGGTAGAAATCCTGCTGTACTGTATCTAACAAATTCCCCAAATCAACCGAAGAACCCGTAGTAATGAATTTGTCCGTAGCGGTGAGCCAATCTAGTAAGGACAGGGCTGGGGTTAGGTCAACAATTGGACTTTCAGATGCCTCGCCACGATAGAGACCATAGTATAAACCTTGAATTTCCACATTTTTCGCCTTGCGTAATAATGCTGCACCTAGAAGCACCAACACCGGAATCGAACGAAACGCATGGGTAATATCAAAGATAATCTGGTCTTGGGGATCAATACTGTCAACTAATATTTCAAAAATGCGCCAAATTGCCTCTTCTGTTTCAAGCGAAGGTATATGGCGGTCTTGTACCTGAACCGTTGGCGGCAAACAGGATTTCAGAGATTCCCAATGTTTTTGTCGGGCTTCGGAAGTGAGTAGAACGATTACCTTTTCAATGGGAAAGATTTGACAGAAGGCTTGGGCAACATAACAGGTTTTTGCCGCTTTTTGGTCAGCAAAGTGATAAATTGTCGGTCTGTAGTCACCTGTGCCGATGGTGGTTAAAAGGGTTTTGGTCATGGTACACCGTGCTACTTTTTAGGATTCAGGGAGATTGATGCCGTGTTCCCGCAATAAACGTAGGTAATGGTCAGCCCGTTGCCGTTCAATTTCAGCCTGTTCTTCGCCAGTTAATAACAGGTTCCCATCTTCGTCACACCACCGTAGCCATTCGACGGTAACACCTTCATATTTACCGTTCCACAAAGTTAGCCCCAATCCTACCTTGGGCATCCAATTGGACTCGTACGGAACAAACGCAGTACCCTCCCGTTCAAAAATGGTTAAGGACGCCCCCTGTAACTCGGTTAATTGATGTAAAGGATCATAGACAATGTAGTAACCGACTCCGGCATGGGCATAGTCTCTCAATTTGCGACCTAGCTCATGACCCTTGCGGTTCGAGACAATTTCAATGACCACATCCGGCGGTTTTCCCATTTCCCAAACAAAGTAGGTGCGGTCTTCTTTGCGCTCAAAATTTTCCGGGCAAGAAACTTCTAAACTCACCATCACATCCGGTACCAAAGGAGGTGCTTTGAGGGTGTAAAAAAGCCCCACATTCGCCGTAACTAAAAAAGGAACCCCTGGTTTGAAGGAGGCATACAGAGCCGAGGTCAACAGCCGTTGCAACTTTTCGGAGTAAAGACTATCCACAGGCTGATCATCCTCAATCACCACATCACTAATGTCAGGGCGGACAGGAATAACCGCAAGCTCTTCAGCAGGGGGCAGTGTCATAGCAATTATTACGGGGGATAATTTTATGATACTCTAAAAAAAACACCAGTGGGTACTTCTATCAAGTCGGAATATTATCAATTCAGAATATGTGGTCGCAGAGCGACGCTAACTTGGTTCTAAATAAGATTTGATTATGATTAAAATAATTTTTTTCTAAGTGCCAACAAATGCAGGCATCCTGATGCTTAATATTAATTTTAGTATTGTTTTTTAACGCCTGTATAGGTCGAGTTCCTGAATTGCTTCCTGACGCATTTGTTCTCGCAATTTTGAGGGAGCAATCACTTCGCCGTTGGGTCGCCAATCCCGCAAACGCATCGTTAAATCGGTATCACCCAGCCGCACCTGAGCTTGATAGTAGGCATCATTCGCAGAACGTTGTTGCAAAATCTGTTGAATGTATTGCCGTTCTGGGTGATTACGAATTAAGTATGGAATTCTTTGGTAAGGAATTCTCTGAAATGTTGGGTGTCGTTCGGTTCCGTCAATATAACGGCGGGCAAAGTCTGGCTTAAACCGTAAAATCATCAGGGCTTTTTCCAGATAAAAATCAGTTCCCCAAGCCTCATACCAAGCCATTTGTACCTGTTCGGGTGTAGGTAATTTTCTGCGTTCTCTTAAGTTTGATAAATCTGGCATGATTCGAGCATCTGACCAGTCTAAAACCTTAAGTTTTTTTGATGTAATTCGGTCGAGACGAAAGTTATACCAACCTAAAGACTGATTCGGTGTTGTGCCGTAAGCACTCAAATATTTGGCTCTACGGGCATAAAATAAACACACCGGATAGGTAATCATTGGTT comes from Synechococcus sp. C9 and encodes:
- a CDS encoding type III-B CRISPR-associated protein Cas10/Cmr2, with protein sequence MSQKHYWQAKIWGLLHDPALKALHDASGRGREGVWRLLQVMQDWVSPKSSDASDYQKYIGDADLVASASDRSAIGNLPVAIDYQTIDRGLTLGTGLEITHLLSAGTIFWELQPDNHRDLSRAGNRAEYLRQREESVVPDWIKQEENDYPQVFWWFWRCFPEAICREFNDDSLMLMPAETRLPDGSIWSHASITSALAGCLAGYTEPQKTRPYLATFTFSPIQELIKASRKMRDFWAGSWLLHYLSARICWKLALKYGPDCLLYPSLYAQPLIDYWLLEKYPDFSDLVKKPSAEKLLTAGFPNVIMVLLPEDKVKAAMQMAQQTLREEWLHLGKLTFNFLRERYWMQRRLDESDLTWQGWLEHQWQHYWAAVPLGHPNYLLKDTGILRSQGSIDEDQWVCSQNQTYHLTDKQRLFLDKELAFLRASFIDPKTKERRQYKPGVNIGSWWAAVVDETRRVQAACKNARDWELPVAFGPRSTISGIGSVVHPSPGDSWITEGESQHYWARSAGLFDGREQLNATETVKRVLHKIVPKLFPGCEEEKIAASYPDLTGGVAGYLKTHEQRERHGQREREHFERACAAIQQEHPWVNEVIRDMHNRWGIPWADEHQRKFQYHPRLLNAGWLVEDADVDDVIKKEYQNQINQILKEFYPGVNPANWYVLAAGDGDGMSEWLKGTRMKKYYEYLPTPLKYLADGHEQQIGDVFNAQELAEVRSQFSEFVKNQEIKKRMGPSTHNALSRALLDFSNQLVPYLTERRYAGRLIYGGGDDVLAYTNLWEWDEWLWDIRQCFRGQDDPAGEFENRGNYWLWKKSTLPKGLSKRPLFTMGSAATISFGIVIAHQSVPLAIALENLWEAEKQAKQHEDDQGNKKDAVQVRVLYANGNQLQATSKFETFDKWKDILDFDWKKYNLEEEEGSLFEQAVQIWEQHPAPIQEAISKWVVVFCERRDIFQGNQDAKNDFHQKLCAFLEHIWEYSQVKERDRQIQNWLKLAAFNLRNRSIRLGE
- the csx2 gene encoding TIGR02221 family CRISPR-associated protein, with the protein product MTKTLLTTIGTGDYRPTIYHFADQKAAKTCYVAQAFCQIFPIEKVIVLLTSEARQKHWESLKSCLPPTVQVQDRHIPSLETEEAIWRIFEILVDSIDPQDQIIFDITHAFRSIPVLVLLGAALLRKAKNVEIQGLYYGLYRGEASESPIVDLTPALSLLDWLTATDKFITTGSSVDLGNLLDTVQQDFYRPQKLAMDMQKPTKLQNFGRAIHNVSRSIELIRPMHLLQEDLPKLIRHSTPELEQEIGVFSKPFGLMLEQVRQSYTPLALSNANADKKEEIYKQFLLLQWYVEKRFTVHALLMAREWVVSALCLLDGRDKYLEREHREAVEKQLGKMIDYQNPTLKQPIASHVKDAKALANFWSQLTQYRNDIAHVQMNESPLNSQALEKFVQEKLVCTLQSLFPSLTQSSQLEEVDSNHC
- a CDS encoding Uma2 family endonuclease; the encoded protein is MTLPPAEELAVIPVRPDISDVVIEDDQPVDSLYSEKLQRLLTSALYASFKPGVPFLVTANVGLFYTLKAPPLVPDVMVSLEVSCPENFERKEDRTYFVWEMGKPPDVVIEIVSNRKGHELGRKLRDYAHAGVGYYIVYDPLHQLTELQGASLTIFEREGTAFVPYESNWMPKVGLGLTLWNGKYEGVTVEWLRWCDEDGNLLLTGEEQAEIERQRADHYLRLLREHGINLPES
- a CDS encoding TIGR03985 family CRISPR-associated protein, producing MEPIADELRHALAIPEPIWEEYLVEKPFHHSHRTLRKTLPHLVESGWLKSLPNAKFMRLSLDNLPQLPRGHNSEALSLIYSLNVLNDIAFVDPRISLLLANLQENNQQEQRIFIHLDFIFSPNTQDQVDDFQYQLNEIWSQPEINPIEFIYNTRQNGQQPMITYPVCLFYARRAKYLSAYGTTPNQSLGWYNFRLDRITSKKLKVLDWSDARIMPDLSNLRERRKLPTPEQVQMAWYEAWGTDFYLEKALMILRFKPDFARRYIDGTERHPTFQRIPYQRIPYLIRNHPERQYIQQILQQRSANDAYYQAQVRLGDTDLTMRLRDWRPNGEVIAPSKLREQMRQEAIQELDLYRR